From Candidatus Neomarinimicrobiota bacterium:
TAATATTATCAACTTTTGTATTTTTTATATTAATGAACATTATGAGTGTAATTTTCATTTATCCAGGAAATTATTTAAAATCGGTCACTGCATCATTTTTTTCATCATTGTTATTCTTTCTATTTCAGTTGTTGTTCATGAAAGCTCGACTTAAGAAGTAATGATACAACCTGTAACTTTATGTCCACCTAAGAAATAAAAAGATTTGAGTACACGTAAGATAACTCTTGAAAGATGATATAAGATAAAATGACTGACATGTTGTTTGAAATAATGGATTAAATATTAATATTAATATTATCGTAGTAGAAATTTATTGCAAAGATGAAAATTCTATACATTAGTTAAAACAAAAAAGCTAACTCTATATCCACACAGCAGAAAAAGCTGTTCGATCAATTTTGTCTGATTCAGGGACATGGTATACACTTTGAGAAGGCATTTTGCAATAATCTAAGCTGAAAAGATCAAGTATTACAGGTTTAAATTTAATGAGTTTGTTATAATCAATTTTGCTTTTACCACCTGCTTCATAAGCTATTTTTAGTGGAGTAACACCTCCTTTATATCTGTTAATTCTGAGTGTGTTAAAGTAAACCATATATGTATAGCATTTCCCATGGGGATCCACAGGATAGACAAAAGATCAAGGCTATCTTTATAATCCTCAATGTCAAAGAACTCATCTTCTATAATTCGATGGAAAGCCTCTACATCGCTGTTGTAAGTCTTTTGTCCAGGTGGTATTCTTGAGTGATATACGTTATATCTTTTCAGCATTTTCTCAAATGGACTCAGTCTCTTTATAGATGAAACAGGATTCTTTCTGTTGTATACAATTACAAATTCACTACCATTGTCAGTCTGAACTGTAATCTCTTCGAG
This genomic window contains:
- a CDS encoding DDE-type integrase/transposase/recombinase; amino-acid sequence: MYTARDVRTGLAFVSFARENTSTNASIFAKVILEHLQSCGVNLEEITVQTDNGSEFVIVYNRKNPVSSIKRLSPFEKMLKRYNVYHSRIPPGQKTYNSDVEAFHRIIEDEFFDIEDYKDSLDLLSILWIPMGNAIHIWFTLTHSELTDIKEVLLH